The Methylacidimicrobium sp. B4 genome contains a region encoding:
- a CDS encoding ABC transporter substrate-binding protein, translating into MIGRKTSFRPLHALLSVGLGLATLSCSRPSHLGERPIFPIPKDADVSQAQPGKRGGLFVEVSPGEPNTFNWLVAEDASSASFLGLLFDGLTSYNPIREEVVPALAKSWEVEADSRTFTFHLREGLTWSDGVPLTADDVLFTFQCVYDPRYPNRNSYDLSVNGKPFLVEKLDRHTVRIRTPEIFAPFLRYMSGVTIMPKHLLQGAYEDGTLLRAWSIFTAQKTPGAIASSGAFRLHSYRPGQLIILDANPRYWRVDSEGRRLPYVDFLIVKFVKDQNASVVAFASGQTDADTIPPDDVAWVRRGETIYHYTVHDRGPSTASTFLWFNQNPGRDKSGKPFVTPYKLRWFQDRRFRQAISYGIDREGMVKGILFGRGQPLWGPESPANTKWFNPRIRQYPFDPARAEQLLTEAGFHRRGDGTLEDAEGHPVGFTLLTNQENSLRTAMATVFQQNMKALGIDARLQFLDFGALVTKISDSFDYEACLLGLTGGGDPADGMSVFMSKGRLHQWHPSEPEPSTPWEARIDSLMLAQLTTLDETVRKRDWDEVQQILSEEVPYIYLVTPNIYAGLRDKWRNVQIPKIGSVVWNLEEVWCP; encoded by the coding sequence ATGATCGGCAGGAAGACAAGCTTTCGCCCGCTCCATGCGCTTCTCTCGGTCGGCCTGGGGCTGGCAACCCTCTCCTGCTCCCGCCCCTCCCACCTCGGGGAGCGGCCGATCTTCCCGATTCCCAAGGACGCCGACGTCTCCCAGGCCCAGCCGGGGAAACGGGGCGGCCTCTTCGTCGAGGTCAGCCCCGGAGAGCCCAATACCTTCAACTGGCTGGTCGCTGAAGACGCCTCCTCGGCCTCCTTTCTCGGCCTGCTCTTCGATGGGCTTACCTCGTACAACCCGATTCGGGAAGAAGTCGTTCCGGCACTGGCCAAATCGTGGGAGGTCGAGGCGGATAGCCGCACCTTCACCTTTCACCTTCGCGAAGGGTTGACTTGGAGCGACGGCGTCCCCCTGACCGCCGATGACGTTCTCTTCACCTTTCAATGCGTCTACGACCCGCGGTATCCCAACCGGAATTCCTACGACCTTTCGGTCAACGGCAAGCCCTTCCTGGTCGAGAAGCTCGACCGCCATACCGTGCGGATCCGCACCCCGGAGATCTTCGCCCCTTTCCTGCGCTACATGTCCGGGGTGACGATCATGCCGAAGCATCTCCTCCAAGGCGCCTATGAGGACGGAACCCTGCTCCGTGCCTGGAGCATCTTTACCGCGCAAAAGACGCCCGGGGCGATTGCGAGCAGCGGCGCCTTCCGCTTGCACAGCTACCGACCCGGCCAGCTGATCATTCTCGATGCCAATCCCCGCTATTGGCGGGTCGATTCAGAGGGCCGCCGTCTCCCCTACGTCGACTTTCTGATCGTCAAGTTCGTAAAGGACCAGAACGCCAGCGTGGTCGCCTTCGCCTCCGGGCAGACCGACGCCGACACGATTCCTCCCGACGACGTCGCGTGGGTCCGTCGCGGGGAGACGATCTACCACTACACGGTGCACGACCGGGGCCCCTCTACCGCATCGACCTTCCTCTGGTTCAACCAGAATCCGGGCCGCGACAAGAGCGGCAAGCCCTTCGTGACCCCCTATAAGCTCCGTTGGTTCCAAGACCGCCGCTTCCGACAGGCGATCTCCTATGGGATCGACCGGGAGGGCATGGTCAAGGGCATCCTCTTCGGCCGCGGCCAGCCTCTGTGGGGACCGGAAAGCCCGGCCAACACCAAGTGGTTCAACCCGCGAATCCGCCAGTATCCCTTTGATCCCGCACGCGCCGAGCAGCTGCTGACCGAAGCGGGCTTCCATCGTCGGGGAGACGGCACGCTCGAGGATGCAGAGGGTCATCCGGTGGGCTTCACCCTCCTGACCAACCAGGAGAACTCCCTGCGCACGGCGATGGCGACGGTCTTCCAGCAGAACATGAAGGCGCTGGGCATCGATGCGCGGCTCCAATTCCTCGACTTCGGGGCGCTGGTGACCAAGATCAGCGACTCCTTCGACTACGAGGCCTGCCTGCTCGGCTTGACGGGAGGAGGCGATCCCGCCGACGGCATGTCGGTCTTCATGAGCAAGGGACGGCTGCACCAGTGGCATCCGAGCGAGCCCGAGCCCTCCACTCCTTGGGAGGCCCGGATCGACTCCCTCATGCTCGCCCAGCTCACGACCTTGGACGAAACGGTTCGCAAGCGCGATTGGGACGAAGTCCAGCAGATCCTCAGCGAAGAAGTTCCCTACATCTATCTAGTTACACCCAACATCTACGCGGGGCTGCGGGACAAATGGCGCAACGTCCAGATCCCGAAGATCGGCTCGGTCGTCTGGAATCTGGAAGAGGTCTGGTGCCCATAG